The DNA sequence AACGGAAATCTGATTTTTGAGAATATTTATGTTTGCCCATGTTGCTTGTTTTCTCACCTATTCAAAATTATTTTCAATTAAAAACTAATTCATCTCCCCAGAAGTAGAGCAAACTCTAGTTATCTTTTCTGCCGCCAACACCAATTAAGCCAAGTTACTAGTTGTTGACGAGAGCAGCTAAACTGCTGCATTACGCTCCACACTTGGATTGCTGCCAGGGGGCTGTTCACCTCTACCTGTAAGCAACCCTGCTTTTCACACCAACAGGGGATTTCTAGCGATTTTAGTCTTTGATAGGCTTGCCAGCGATCGGCACGAGATATACCCACCACTTGTCTAGCAAGCGGATTCAGACTTGATTGCTCCATCCGAGTCACAACTATTAAATGCGAATTATTCTCAACTCCTTTATACACTAAGTTGAGGGATTGTTGACATATATTTTCAAATATTCTTTAAATCTTTAGTTGGAAGGGGCAGGGGGAAAGGCAAAAGGATGAAGTCTGAAGGATAAAGTCAGGAGTCAGAATTCAGAAGTCAGGATTGAGACAATGAATTCATCTTCACCTCTTCTTTCTCCCCATCCCCCCATCTCCCCATCTCCCCATCTCCCCATCCCCCCATC is a window from the Leptolyngbyaceae cyanobacterium genome containing:
- a CDS encoding Asr1405/Asl0597 family protein: MEQSSLNPLARQVVGISRADRWQAYQRLKSLEIPCWCEKQGCLQVEVNSPLAAIQVWSVMQQFSCSRQQLVTWLNWCWRQKR